One window from the genome of Deinococcus yavapaiensis KR-236 encodes:
- a CDS encoding BTAD domain-containing putative transcriptional regulator, with amino-acid sequence MQTWNLRLLGSPSLTAPDGRDLRLERKTVGLLAYLALEGATSRAALAELLWPDTVASSGRNNLVHVLRRAKSAFGTALVEGADELVLAEAVRVDARELLGERFAGDVPLGEFLSGVEFDDLPELSDWLLAWREELGARRVSLLSARASEAEREGRVADALSYATRLVDLDPLAESAYRLVMRLHAAAGDRPAALRVYHRCKDVLERELGVRPSEETARLARAIDQGELPRAPSVSTSRPLPLAVLRPPVLVGREAAWAQLEAAWQRGQTIYVTGDPGVGKTRFVQDFVTSKGRALYLPGRPGAQDVPFAAAAHNARARLTAAPDVTLPPWVRRELARVLPEFRGSDAPAPIDSPEARLNYFLAHLEVVRRTSQGFAAIINDDVQYYDAASVELGAFFLTQSRELGVEGDVPRHILIYRRGSLPEATRARQDALAKAGVAAVIELEPLGEHDVEALLDEIRASTTFEAPQGLARELHGLTNGNPQFLLETLKHMFQSGDFRVSDALRERASGATRLIAERASRLSEPALQAARAAAVLRDDFTLEVVAEVLGVGLLDLASAWEELEGAHVMLGERFSHDLVHEAVLSGTPDAIRTLLHRSAARVLPKYDAHPGRVAQHWLNARDLRQAAPWLVKAGEAAEATSRPTDAAAFYARAAQVFRELGDVEGERAAAARERTVG; translated from the coding sequence ATGCAGACGTGGAATTTGCGGCTGCTGGGTTCGCCCAGCTTGACCGCGCCGGACGGACGCGACCTTCGCTTGGAGCGCAAGACGGTGGGGCTGCTCGCCTACCTCGCGCTGGAAGGCGCGACGTCTCGCGCGGCGCTCGCCGAGTTGCTGTGGCCCGACACCGTCGCGTCCTCGGGACGCAACAACCTCGTGCACGTGTTGCGCCGCGCCAAAAGCGCCTTCGGAACGGCGCTCGTCGAAGGCGCGGACGAGCTCGTCTTGGCCGAGGCGGTGCGAGTGGACGCCCGCGAGCTTCTCGGCGAGCGCTTCGCGGGAGACGTGCCGCTCGGAGAGTTCCTGAGCGGCGTGGAGTTCGACGACTTGCCCGAACTGTCCGATTGGCTGTTGGCGTGGCGCGAGGAACTCGGCGCGCGGCGCGTGTCGCTGCTGAGCGCCCGCGCGAGCGAGGCCGAGCGCGAGGGACGCGTCGCGGACGCCCTTTCGTACGCGACGCGCCTCGTGGACCTCGATCCTCTCGCGGAAAGCGCGTACCGCCTCGTGATGCGTCTGCACGCCGCCGCCGGAGACCGGCCCGCCGCGCTTCGCGTCTACCACCGCTGCAAGGACGTGTTGGAGCGCGAGCTCGGCGTGCGCCCCAGCGAGGAAACGGCCCGCCTCGCCCGGGCGATCGACCAAGGAGAGTTGCCGCGAGCGCCCTCGGTGTCGACGTCGCGTCCGCTACCGCTCGCCGTGCTTCGCCCGCCCGTCTTGGTGGGACGCGAGGCGGCGTGGGCGCAGTTGGAGGCGGCGTGGCAGCGCGGACAGACGATTTACGTGACGGGCGACCCGGGCGTCGGCAAGACACGCTTCGTGCAGGACTTCGTGACTTCGAAAGGACGCGCGCTGTACTTGCCGGGGCGTCCCGGCGCGCAGGACGTGCCGTTCGCGGCGGCGGCGCACAATGCCCGCGCGCGCCTCACCGCCGCGCCCGACGTGACGTTGCCGCCGTGGGTGCGGCGCGAGCTCGCCCGCGTGCTGCCGGAGTTTCGCGGTTCGGACGCGCCCGCGCCCATCGACTCGCCCGAAGCGCGCTTGAATTACTTCTTGGCGCACTTGGAGGTCGTACGCCGCACGTCTCAGGGTTTCGCGGCGATCATCAACGACGACGTGCAGTACTACGACGCGGCGTCGGTGGAGCTCGGCGCCTTCTTCTTGACGCAAAGCCGCGAACTTGGCGTGGAAGGCGACGTGCCGAGGCACATTCTGATCTACCGTCGCGGCTCGCTGCCCGAAGCGACGCGGGCGCGGCAAGACGCGCTGGCCAAGGCGGGCGTGGCGGCCGTCATCGAGCTCGAGCCGCTCGGAGAGCACGACGTCGAAGCTTTGCTGGACGAGATTCGCGCCTCGACGACGTTCGAGGCGCCGCAAGGATTGGCGCGCGAACTGCACGGGCTCACGAACGGAAATCCGCAGTTTCTGCTCGAGACGCTCAAGCACATGTTCCAGTCGGGTGACTTTCGCGTGTCGGACGCGCTGCGCGAGCGGGCGAGCGGCGCGACTCGCCTGATCGCCGAGCGCGCCTCGCGCCTTTCGGAGCCCGCGCTTCAAGCGGCGAGGGCGGCGGCGGTGCTGCGCGACGACTTCACGTTGGAGGTCGTCGCGGAGGTGCTGGGCGTCGGCTTGCTGGACTTGGCGAGCGCATGGGAGGAGTTGGAGGGCGCGCACGTCATGCTGGGCGAGCGCTTCAGTCACGACCTCGTGCACGAAGCGGTGCTGAGCGGGACGCCGGACGCGATTCGCACTTTGCTGCACCGCAGCGCGGCGCGCGTGCTGCCGAAGTACGACGCGCATCCGGGCCGCGTGGCGCAGCACTGGCTGAACGCCCGCGATCTCCGTCAGGCGGCGCCGTGGCTCGTGAAGGCGGGCGAGGCGGCCGAGGCGACGTCACGTCCCACGGACGCGGCGGCCTTTTACGCGCGCGCCGCGCAAGTCTTCCGCGAACTCGGCGACGTCGAAGGTGAGCGGGCGGCGGCGGCTCGAGAGCGAACGGTCGGCTGA
- a CDS encoding DUF1905 domain-containing protein, with protein sequence MHFEFSGSIWHWAGPAPHFFVIVPEETCRDLRAASKLVTYGWGMIPARVRIGGTEFSTSLFPKEGRYLVPIKASVRKAEGLSEGDDVTVRLELRV encoded by the coding sequence ATGCACTTCGAATTCAGCGGTTCCATTTGGCATTGGGCAGGCCCGGCGCCCCACTTCTTCGTCATCGTCCCCGAAGAGACGTGCCGGGACTTGCGGGCCGCGTCGAAGCTCGTGACGTACGGCTGGGGCATGATCCCGGCTCGGGTGCGCATCGGCGGCACCGAGTTCTCCACGTCGTTGTTTCCCAAAGAGGGGCGCTACCTCGTGCCCATCAAAGCGAGCGTCCGGAAAGCCGAGGGACTGTCGGAAGGCGACGACGTGACGGTGCGGCTCGAACTTCGCGTCTGA
- a CDS encoding DUF1517 domain-containing protein: MPFKFVRSILRSLPLVGVLVLGGALGVTGGGFGGRSQSEPPPSSSSTPSPSTTVVSPTPSTSSDEPWTWEGVLIVVAVVGGLVVFGALSEAREERRRDSKAVRVQLLLSNGADVKRALRDLAASHDPDAPGALAKLLHETASLLLSRRATFEYGASSVESGKSTSDADGLVGRWAIEARAAFETQTTSSYQDGKVRSGFVHSASKASTPRGVWLAVTLAVATSEASLPAAAGDVTRDVEALLRSLSALDPARLERLEVVWSPDGDGEFLDEDEALARYKTLAPL; this comes from the coding sequence ATGCCGTTCAAGTTCGTTCGCTCGATTCTCCGCTCTCTGCCCCTCGTCGGCGTTCTCGTGCTCGGAGGCGCGCTCGGCGTGACGGGCGGAGGCTTCGGCGGTCGCTCGCAGTCCGAGCCTCCGCCTTCGTCCTCCAGCACGCCGAGTCCGTCCACGACGGTCGTCTCCCCGACCCCGTCGACATCGAGCGACGAGCCTTGGACCTGGGAAGGCGTGCTGATCGTCGTGGCGGTCGTGGGCGGCCTCGTCGTGTTCGGCGCGTTGTCGGAAGCGCGCGAGGAGCGGCGCCGTGACTCGAAGGCGGTGCGCGTCCAACTTCTGCTGTCGAACGGAGCCGACGTGAAGCGCGCCTTGCGCGACCTCGCCGCTTCGCACGATCCCGACGCGCCGGGCGCCCTCGCGAAGTTGCTGCACGAAACGGCTTCGCTGCTGTTGAGCCGCCGCGCGACTTTCGAGTACGGCGCGTCGAGCGTGGAAAGCGGGAAGTCGACGAGCGACGCGGACGGCCTCGTGGGACGCTGGGCGATCGAGGCGCGCGCGGCCTTCGAAACGCAGACGACGAGTTCGTATCAAGACGGCAAGGTGCGAAGCGGCTTCGTGCACTCGGCGAGCAAGGCGTCCACGCCGCGCGGCGTATGGCTCGCCGTGACGCTCGCGGTTGCCACGAGCGAAGCTTCTCTTCCCGCCGCGGCGGGTGACGTGACGCGGGACGTGGAGGCGTTGCTTCGGTCCTTGTCGGCGTTGGACCCCGCGCGCCTCGAGCGGTTGGAGGTCGTGTGGAGCCCCGACGGGGACGGCGAGTTCCTCGACGAGGACGAGGCGCTGGCGCGGTACAAGACGCTCGCGCCGTTGTGA
- a CDS encoding TolB family protein, translating to MPTRLLSLLVLLLLSAARATPLVVNIDGDFWAWTAGTWSRLTSWGHNGPPILSPDGRTVAYASVAAGAAETFHTGWSPTNIWTLDLASRKAARLTAQPTTSTPAEGFIRSTPAWSPDGQFLAWTQKSTSSTATTHTVALYSLASGTTRVTPTNALDYVGVPVAAGVLWSPAGLVVPGPIERVPGAYRQDSAQAIGSGRDVEVGAYVLDTSGRVRRRVSFTSSPNGAGHLVRKGGAVYLAGFDGATLYGLDGRADLRLVPRREATSVPERLVAARAPNALSIRFVVREKELRCQLLGGGRVVREWSCQNVRALGHEIYGEDFDTALTVTLSPDGTAAYVRADGVYVHDGRTERRILDLRGRGVYGLVWGPVEFRVP from the coding sequence ATGCCGACGCGTCTGCTCTCGTTGCTCGTACTGCTCTTGCTGTCCGCCGCTCGCGCGACGCCGCTCGTCGTGAACATCGACGGCGATTTCTGGGCGTGGACGGCCGGAACGTGGTCGCGCCTCACCTCGTGGGGGCACAACGGCCCGCCGATCCTCTCGCCCGACGGACGAACGGTCGCGTACGCGTCCGTCGCGGCGGGCGCCGCCGAGACATTCCACACGGGCTGGAGCCCCACGAACATCTGGACGCTCGACCTCGCTTCTCGCAAAGCCGCACGCCTCACGGCCCAACCGACGACGTCCACGCCCGCCGAGGGCTTCATTCGCTCGACGCCCGCGTGGTCGCCCGACGGGCAGTTCCTCGCGTGGACGCAAAAAAGCACGAGTTCGACCGCCACGACGCACACGGTCGCCTTGTACTCGCTCGCGAGCGGCACCACTCGCGTCACCCCGACGAACGCGCTCGACTACGTCGGCGTCCCGGTCGCGGCGGGCGTGCTGTGGAGTCCGGCGGGACTGGTGGTGCCCGGGCCGATCGAACGCGTTCCCGGCGCGTACCGGCAAGACTCGGCGCAGGCGATCGGCTCCGGGCGTGACGTGGAGGTCGGCGCGTACGTCCTCGACACGTCGGGGCGCGTTCGTCGCCGCGTCTCGTTCACGAGTAGTCCCAACGGCGCGGGCCACCTCGTCCGCAAAGGCGGCGCGGTGTACCTCGCCGGATTCGACGGCGCCACGCTCTACGGCCTCGACGGTCGTGCCGACCTCCGCCTCGTGCCTCGACGCGAGGCGACTTCCGTGCCCGAACGCCTCGTCGCGGCGCGTGCTCCGAACGCCTTGTCGATTCGCTTCGTCGTTCGCGAGAAGGAGTTGCGGTGCCAACTGCTCGGCGGGGGCCGCGTCGTGCGCGAGTGGTCATGCCAAAACGTCCGCGCCCTCGGGCACGAAATCTACGGCGAGGACTTCGACACGGCCCTCACCGTTACCCTCTCGCCCGACGGAACGGCGGCGTACGTGCGCGCCGACGGCGTGTACGTTCACGACGGCCGCACCGAACGCCGGATTCTCGATTTGCGGGGCCGCGGCGTGTACGGCCTCGTCTGGGGGCCCGTCGAATTTCGCGTGCCGTGA
- a CDS encoding carboxypeptidase-like regulatory domain-containing protein, producing the protein MNEHNVKTALLLASLLAAGGSLAGQAASKATPWIMQGVVRNAAGQPIEGVEVSAHNTVYYNMNVLAKTDKQGRYRLELPHEIGTWAPYATIRRPWGDQVFKFTVYPNDDSAFAARDGAVRDFVWRIQGRFDGGVLGQKVNAYSGDEKVDADTLEFTFTPLGTLIDGSTVKPFTRKPRGSTMEDVPVGRYKVTASHAPNGVREALEVRAEGQDEYGSQAVGTFRETMYGIRMELSYRTPQK; encoded by the coding sequence ATGAACGAACACAACGTCAAAACCGCCTTGCTGCTCGCCTCGCTTCTCGCCGCCGGGGGAAGCCTCGCCGGACAAGCCGCCTCGAAAGCCACGCCTTGGATCATGCAAGGCGTCGTGCGCAACGCGGCGGGTCAACCGATCGAAGGCGTCGAGGTCTCGGCGCACAACACCGTCTACTACAACATGAACGTCCTCGCCAAGACCGACAAGCAGGGCCGCTACCGCCTCGAGTTGCCGCACGAGATCGGCACGTGGGCGCCGTACGCCACCATCCGGCGCCCGTGGGGCGACCAAGTCTTCAAGTTCACGGTCTACCCCAACGACGACTCGGCCTTCGCGGCGCGCGACGGAGCGGTCAGGGACTTCGTGTGGCGCATTCAAGGACGGTTCGACGGCGGGGTGCTGGGCCAGAAGGTCAACGCCTACTCCGGCGACGAGAAGGTCGACGCCGACACGCTGGAGTTCACGTTCACGCCGCTCGGGACGCTCATCGACGGCAGCACCGTCAAGCCGTTCACCCGCAAACCGAGAGGCAGCACCATGGAGGACGTGCCGGTGGGAAGGTACAAGGTCACGGCGTCTCATGCGCCGAACGGCGTGCGCGAGGCGCTCGAAGTGCGCGCCGAAGGGCAAGACGAGTACGGTTCGCAAGCGGTCGGGACGTTTCGCGAAACGATGTACGGCATTCGCATGGAACTCTCGTACCGCACGCCGCAAAAGTGA
- a CDS encoding carboxypeptidase-like regulatory domain-containing protein: protein MNTGKTKTMLPLLFAALLAGGTLAASNVKPTPWVMQGVVRNAAGQPIPGVSVGADNTYFDGSEMWTVTDAQGRYKLDLKNTMGAWQAVARIKRKYADRQIDMTLEPDDTRPFGGKDGAIRNFTWRVSGKTPGGGLYGASFYAMNGFESEGDLVEYGDLEVTLTPVGALLDGSKGKAITVKYTAPLRDVPLGTYRVTARSLSGAGSVWVRARGGEYAPSAVVTLRYEAGTGEVLSVDVIRPR, encoded by the coding sequence ATGAACACCGGAAAGACCAAGACGATGTTGCCTTTGCTGTTCGCCGCCCTGCTCGCCGGAGGCACCCTCGCCGCCTCGAACGTGAAGCCCACGCCTTGGGTGATGCAGGGGGTCGTGCGCAACGCGGCGGGCCAGCCGATTCCCGGCGTGAGCGTCGGCGCGGACAACACGTACTTCGACGGCAGCGAGATGTGGACCGTCACCGACGCGCAGGGCCGCTACAAGCTGGACCTCAAGAACACCATGGGAGCGTGGCAGGCGGTCGCGCGCATCAAGCGCAAGTACGCGGACCGGCAAATCGACATGACCCTCGAGCCTGACGACACCCGTCCGTTCGGCGGCAAAGACGGCGCGATTCGCAACTTCACGTGGCGCGTCTCGGGCAAGACGCCCGGCGGCGGGTTGTACGGCGCGAGCTTCTACGCGATGAATGGATTCGAAAGCGAAGGGGATCTCGTCGAGTACGGCGATCTCGAAGTGACGCTCACGCCCGTCGGTGCGCTGCTCGACGGAAGCAAGGGCAAGGCGATCACCGTGAAGTACACGGCGCCCCTGCGAGACGTCCCGCTCGGAACGTACCGCGTGACGGCCCGCTCGCTGTCGGGGGCCGGTTCCGTGTGGGTGCGGGCGCGAGGCGGCGAGTACGCGCCGAGCGCCGTCGTGACGCTGCGCTATGAAGCGGGCACGGGCGAAGTCCTGAGCGTGGACGTCATCCGACCGCGGTGA
- a CDS encoding PsbP-related protein has translation MNKLSMTALALLLAGAAHAKTFSHPTNGYTLSYPDAWSAQANFAGTDLTIAVPSAAGAPSQISVVTQALPDGMNLAAYAAATAESLPRMLQRFTLTSDKTLKVNGVLARDFVFGGHRNGRAMYGHVLLIVKGSVGYTVSYLGAAPKDAAAKKAIDAVLASFKTTR, from the coding sequence ATGAACAAGCTTTCCATGACGGCTTTGGCCCTGCTGCTCGCGGGCGCCGCCCACGCCAAGACCTTCTCTCATCCGACGAACGGGTACACCCTCTCGTATCCCGACGCTTGGAGCGCCCAAGCGAACTTCGCGGGAACGGACCTCACCATCGCCGTGCCGAGCGCCGCGGGCGCGCCCAGCCAAATCTCGGTCGTGACGCAAGCCCTGCCCGACGGCATGAACCTCGCCGCGTACGCCGCTGCGACCGCCGAGTCCTTGCCGCGCATGCTGCAACGCTTCACGCTCACCTCCGACAAGACCCTCAAGGTGAACGGCGTCCTCGCGCGCGACTTCGTCTTCGGCGGCCACCGCAACGGCCGCGCCATGTACGGCCACGTCCTGCTGATCGTGAAGGGCTCGGTCGGGTACACCGTGAGCTACCTCGGCGCCGCGCCGAAGGACGCCGCCGCCAAGAAAGCGATCGACGCGGTCCTCGCCAGCTTCAAGACCACTCGGTGA